Proteins from one Nyctibius grandis isolate bNycGra1 chromosome 2, bNycGra1.pri, whole genome shotgun sequence genomic window:
- the GPR180 gene encoding integral membrane protein GPR180: protein MRWRLLWLLCAAVWSGAGGRTLRGGFASAAARLEPWRPVARFQFHGDHAVLCVRIKNVAVAVTKEARLHLFQAQEWQKLQNSIQDYSCTEKFSKAQLTMTVNHTEQNLTVSQIPYPETWYVFYVDKFTCEENNSETEDIQFEMVLLNPDAEGNPLDHFSAGESGLHEFFFLLVLAYFVTACIYAQSLWQTLKKRGPMHTVLKVLTIALLLQAGSAFANYLHFSSYSRDGIGAPFMGSLAELCDIVSQIQMLYLLLSLCMGWTIGRMKKSYGRPLQWDSTPTSTGIAVVVVVTQTFLLMWEQFEDTNHHSYHSHHGLASGLLIGLRVCLALSLAAGLYQIIMVERSTLKREFYITFAKACILWFLCHPCLATISVIFREYQREKIVTIGVILCQCISMVILYRLFLSHSLYWEVSSLSSVTLPLTVSSGHKNRHHF, encoded by the exons ATGCGGTGGcggctgctgtggctgctgtgcGCCGCCGTCTGGTCGGGTGCCGGCGGCAGGACGCTGCGGGGCGGTTTTGCCAGCGCCGCCGCACGGCTGGAGCCCTGGCGGCCCGTGGCGCGGTTCCAGTTCCACG gTGACCATGCTGTTCTGTGTGTCAGAATCAAGAACGTAGCAGTAGCTGTGACAAAAGAAGCTAGACTTCACCTGTTTCAAGCACAGGAATGGCAGAAGCTTCAGAACAGTATCCAGGATTACAGCTGTACAGAGAAGTTCTCTAAAGCTCAACTGACAA tgACTGTGAACCACACAGAGCAAAATCTGACAGTGTCCCAGATTCCTTATCCAGAAACATGGTATGTGTTTTATGTAGACAAGTTTACCTGCGAGGAGAATAATTCTGAAACCGAGGATATTCAGTTTGAAATGGTCTTACTAAACCCAGATGCAGAAGGGAATCCATTAGATCACTTTAGCGCAGGGGAATctg gATTACATgaattctttttcctgcttgtcCTAGCATATTTCGTAACTGCTTGCATATATGCGCAGTCCCTGTGGCAAACACTTAAGAAGCGTGGACCTATGCATACTGTATTAAAGGTGTTGACAATTGCATTACTGTTGCAGGCTGGTTCAGCTTTTGCCAACTACCTGCATTTCTCAAG TTATTCTAGAGATGGAATAGGAGCACCTTTTATGGGAAGTCTGGCAGAAT TGTGTGACATAGTCTCACAGATACAAATGCTGTATTTATTGTTGAGTCTGTGTATGGGTTGGACAATAGGCAGAATGAAGAAATCTTATGGCAGACCTCTTCAGTGGGATTCCACTCCAACATCTACTGGCATTGCTGTAGTAGTTGTTGTTACACag ACCTTTTTATTAATGTGGGAGCAGTTTGAAGATACGAATCACCACAGCTACCATTCACACCATGGCTTAGCAAGCGGACTGCTCATTGGCCTCAGAGTTTGCCTAGCTTTGTCACTGGCTGCTGGTCTTTACCAGATCATCATGGTGGAGAGAAGCACGCTGAAAAGGGAGTTCTATATCACCTTTGCCAAA GCCTGCATTCTCTGGTTTTTGTGCCACCCATGTCTTGCAACCATTTCTGTAATATTCAGAGAATATCAAAGAGAAAAG ATTGTTACCATAGGTGTTATCCTCTGTCAGTGCATCTCCATGGTTATTCTCTACAGACTTTTTCTATCTCATAGTCTATATTGGGAAGTATCTTCACTGTCATCAGTGACATTGCCATTAACAGTATCCTCTGGACATAAAAATCGACATCACTTCTGA